One Budorcas taxicolor isolate Tak-1 chromosome 6, Takin1.1, whole genome shotgun sequence DNA segment encodes these proteins:
- the C6H4orf48 gene encoding neuropeptide-like protein C4orf48 homolog, with protein MAPLPPCGPPRSPPPRLLLLLLVLSATLLGAEARAEPAAGNAVPAQSRPCVDCHAFEFMQRALQDLRKTAYSLDARTESLLLQAERRALCACWPAGR; from the exons ATGGCCCCCCTGCCGCCGTGCGGACCCCCGAGGTCGCCGCCGccgcggctgctgctgctgctgctggtgctgagcGCCACGCTGCTGGGCGCCGAGGCCCGCGCCGAGCCCGCCGCCGGGAACGCCGTCCCCGCGCAGA GCCGCCCGTGCGTGGACTGCCACGCTTTCGAGTTCATGCAGCGCGCCCTGCAGGACCTGCGCAAGACGGCCTACAGCCTGGACGCTCGG ACGGAGAGCCTCCTGCTGCAGGCCGAACGCCGGGCCCTGTGTGCCTGCTGGCCGGCCGGGCGCTGA